CACGACCCGCCTGCCTCCCTCCAGGATGTCATCAGGAGTGATGCCCTTGCGGATCAGCTTCAAGACCTTCAGAGACCCGCTTTCCATCCCTGAGTGAATCCTGGTGAGTCCCGCCTCCTTCAACCTCCGGTAGTCCTCCGGGCTCTTTCTTTTCATGGACTTTGCGCGGGCATAGGTGGTGATCCGCTCGATACGGGGGAATTTTTTCCTGATATAGGCAATGATCTCAATAAGTTCCTCAGTTGGGAGAATCAAGGTGTCCGCGTCCTGAAGGAAGGCGGAGGTGAATGTATTTGATCCGGCGCCGTAAACATCCGCCATCATGTCGATGTCCCGCTTGACCTCCTGGACGGTTCTTCGTGAAAATTTCTTTCCCTTGTAAGCCGGGCAGATGTGGCACCGATTCCAGGGACAATTCCTGGTTACACGCACGAGAAGGCTCGAGGCCTCGTTGGGAGGCCTTATGACTCCTTGTTCAAAGGTGAATGCATTTCTTTTTTCCATATGGGTTTTCCTTTTTTAAAGGAAAGATAAGGTTTTTTTGTCCCATCATCAAGACGGATTTCCTCACTTGGGGTTTATAGGGCCCGGGTCCGATATCGGGGGGTTACGGGTGAATGGGGACCGGACAATGGGGGAGACAGTGAGGGATGAATCTGTTAGGATAGTGTTCATCCATAAATGGCCAATTTCCGCAATCTTCCGCCTCCGCCACGGCTACGGCGTGACAAGCCCGCCAAACAGCCGGCGGGCAAGCTGCGTCAGGCTCAAATTTTCTCATTTATGGATGGACACCAGGATAGTCGCAATCACATGCTGGAAGTTAATGCTCATTTCGGTTCGGAATGGCTTGAGGATTCAAGGGTTCAAGGGGTAGAGCGTGGTACAAGAATGAAAGACAAATGGAGGAACCATTGATATTGACGGAACCTGGAAGGATCTCTGACCATATCCTGCTCTTGGGATTGCCCGAGTCGTGTGTTTATTTTGTGGAGGATGGAGATGAGGGCCTGCTGCTGGGTGGTGGAATGTCCTATCTGGCCCCGGAAATCCATCGGCAGATCGAGGCCTTTCAAATAGACGAAAATAAGATCAGGGCCATTGTGATCCTCCATGCCCACTTTGATCATTGCGGCCTGGTTCCTTATCTGAAAAGGCGGTGGCCGTGGGCCGAGGTTATGGCGTCCGGTCGGGCCAAGAAACTCCTGGACGACGAGAAGGTCTCACGGAGTATCGCTCGCTTGAACCAGGCCGCGATAGAGAAGGCGGGGTTGGTGGAACAGGCCCGAAAGTGGGGTTTTGAGTTTTCGGGAATCGAGGTGGAGAGGATTTTGAAGGAGGGGGATAGGCTTTCTTGCGGATCACTGGATCTCGAGATCCTGGAGGTTCCAGGTCATTCCACTT
This portion of the Deltaproteobacteria bacterium genome encodes:
- a CDS encoding MBL fold metallo-hydrolase gives rise to the protein MEEPLILTEPGRISDHILLLGLPESCVYFVEDGDEGLLLGGGMSYLAPEIHRQIEAFQIDENKIRAIVILHAHFDHCGLVPYLKRRWPWAEVMASGRAKKLLDDEKVSRSIARLNQAAIEKAGLVEQARKWGFEFSGIEVERILKEGDRLSCGSLDLEILEVPGHSTCSIAVYMPRERALFASDAAGVRYKDFFMAAGNSNYDLYLESLEKMSCYDVDILLAEHYGAVMGDEAREALRRAIETARETRIFIEESYRRNRDIGKATEEVARYFQEQAPEGFLDPEVLDLVAGQMVRYIARTLDRL